A window from Streptomyces sp. NBC_00335 encodes these proteins:
- a CDS encoding Zn-ribbon domain-containing OB-fold protein → MTMQTTTATTDTAPDELLLPVPDGDGAPFWEYAAQGELRVQACAAPTCGKLRFPPRPCCPHCRSFDSEWRLMSGRGRIWSYVQPHPPLLPAYAAQAPYNVILVELADAPQIRLVGNLVTSADAPLDSMDPARLRIGARVQVVFTEMGGTAVPRWVLEKS, encoded by the coding sequence ATGACGATGCAGACCACCACCGCCACCACCGACACCGCTCCCGACGAGCTCCTCCTCCCCGTCCCCGACGGGGACGGCGCCCCCTTCTGGGAGTACGCCGCCCAGGGCGAACTCCGCGTCCAGGCCTGCGCGGCGCCCACCTGCGGGAAGCTGCGCTTCCCTCCCCGCCCCTGCTGCCCGCACTGCCGGTCCTTCGACTCCGAATGGCGCCTGATGAGCGGGCGCGGCCGGATCTGGTCGTACGTCCAGCCGCACCCGCCGCTGCTGCCCGCGTACGCCGCGCAGGCCCCGTACAACGTGATCCTCGTGGAGCTGGCCGACGCCCCGCAGATCCGCCTCGTCGGCAACCTCGTCACCTCCGCCGACGCCCCGCTGGACTCGATGGATCCGGCGCGGCTGCGCATCGGCGCGCGGGTCCAGGTGGTCTTCACCGAGATGGGCGGGACGGCGGTGCCGCGCTGGGTGCTGGAGAAGTCATGA
- a CDS encoding allene oxide cyclase barrel-like domain-containing protein codes for MRPIRAASLGTATALVALLACASATSAVGSDTDSDRDKGKHQVLTLTGKLTQQTNFPVNPGGPAAQGDRTVVRSDLYDQDGKKVGETGGFCTLTRAAVPGDSGGAEECIVTYTLPGGQLTVQGMYFGILNPGPRPSFDNAITGGTGKYDRARGSVHADTIAPGERRFTIDLYL; via the coding sequence ATGCGCCCCATCAGAGCAGCCAGTCTCGGCACGGCCACGGCGCTGGTCGCCCTTCTCGCCTGCGCCTCTGCCACGTCCGCCGTCGGGTCGGACACCGATTCCGACCGTGACAAGGGCAAGCACCAGGTCCTCACACTCACCGGCAAGCTCACGCAGCAGACGAACTTCCCCGTCAACCCCGGCGGCCCCGCCGCCCAGGGCGACCGGACCGTCGTCCGCTCGGACCTCTATGACCAGGACGGCAAAAAGGTCGGCGAAACCGGCGGCTTCTGCACCCTCACCCGGGCAGCGGTGCCGGGAGACAGTGGCGGAGCGGAGGAGTGCATCGTGACCTACACCCTCCCGGGCGGCCAGCTCACCGTGCAGGGCATGTACTTCGGCATCCTCAACCCGGGCCCTCGCCCCTCGTTCGACAACGCGATCACCGGTGGCACCGGGAAATACGACCGGGCTCGTGGCTCGGTCCACGCCGACACGATCGCACCGGGCGAGAGGCGCTTCACGATCGACCTCTACCTCTGA
- a CDS encoding enoyl-CoA hydratase/isomerase family protein: protein MTADRAPGLRVERDKATGIAVVTLDRERKHNAIDLPTAAELARVWRELRYEDEVRAIVLTGAGQAAFCTGIDRGVEVPQPSSPYSVDDPLVAIGPKANDLWKPVVAAVNGMACGGAFYLLGESEFIISSTSATYFDPHTSYGMVSAYEAIYMAQRMPFGEAARMSLMGTAERLSARRAYEIGLVSELAEPEELLPAALRAAETLAGFPTEAVQGTVRSLWAAKQATLQQALAQAPGLIALGNLPPERQAELFAGRRGAGPEPRVR from the coding sequence ATGACGGCCGACCGGGCCCCCGGACTGCGGGTGGAGCGGGACAAGGCCACCGGGATCGCGGTCGTCACCCTGGACCGGGAGCGCAAGCATAACGCGATCGACCTGCCGACGGCGGCCGAACTAGCGCGGGTATGGCGGGAGTTGCGTTACGAGGACGAGGTACGGGCGATCGTGCTGACGGGCGCCGGGCAGGCCGCCTTCTGCACGGGCATCGACCGCGGCGTGGAGGTGCCGCAGCCTTCCTCGCCGTACTCGGTGGACGACCCGCTCGTCGCCATCGGGCCGAAGGCGAACGACCTGTGGAAGCCGGTGGTCGCCGCCGTCAACGGCATGGCCTGCGGCGGGGCGTTCTACCTGCTGGGCGAATCGGAGTTCATCATCTCCTCCACCTCCGCCACCTACTTCGACCCGCACACCAGCTACGGAATGGTCAGCGCCTACGAGGCGATCTACATGGCGCAGCGCATGCCCTTCGGCGAGGCCGCCCGGATGTCCCTGATGGGCACGGCGGAACGGCTCTCCGCGCGGCGGGCGTACGAGATCGGCCTGGTCTCGGAGCTCGCCGAGCCCGAGGAGCTGCTCCCGGCGGCGCTGCGGGCGGCCGAGACGCTGGCCGGCTTCCCGACGGAGGCCGTGCAGGGCACCGTACGGTCCCTGTGGGCGGCCAAGCAGGCCACCCTCCAGCAGGCACTGGCGCAGGCTCCGGGGCTGATCGCGCTGGGGAACCTGCCGCCCGAGCGGCAGGCGGAGCTGTTCGCGGGGCGGCGCGGGGCGGGGCCGGAGCCGCGAGTGCGGTGA
- a CDS encoding XRE family transcriptional regulator codes for MTETQLAEACGVDAKTVGRWITDPNRIPHARHRWAACEALGEEETALWPNAIRSALTSGPDKEIVQVFPYRSAAPASLWRSLVTKAQRELVFAGYTNYFLWLEQASLAGALRRKAQAGCRVRFLIGDPSSPVTAAREAEEDVPLTLSTRIAVTLNELAKLQDADGIEGRFETGHVNLSVFRFDDEMIVTPILARRVGHDSPMMHLRRRQADGMFDRFSAHVEELWSRGRDIREVGRGAQA; via the coding sequence ATGACCGAAACGCAGCTCGCGGAGGCCTGCGGGGTGGATGCCAAGACGGTTGGCCGGTGGATCACCGACCCCAACCGAATCCCTCACGCCCGCCATCGATGGGCTGCCTGCGAGGCATTAGGCGAGGAGGAAACAGCCTTGTGGCCAAACGCCATCCGGTCTGCACTCACAAGCGGTCCGGACAAGGAAATAGTTCAAGTCTTCCCCTACCGGTCCGCCGCACCAGCAAGTTTGTGGCGCAGCCTGGTGACCAAGGCGCAGCGTGAGCTCGTCTTCGCCGGGTACACCAACTACTTTCTCTGGCTGGAGCAAGCCAGCCTTGCCGGTGCTCTGCGCCGCAAGGCGCAGGCCGGCTGCCGAGTGCGGTTCCTGATCGGGGACCCGAGCAGCCCGGTCACGGCGGCGCGGGAGGCCGAGGAGGACGTACCTCTCACGCTGTCCACGCGCATCGCGGTGACGTTGAACGAGTTGGCCAAGCTTCAGGACGCGGACGGCATCGAAGGGCGCTTCGAGACGGGGCACGTCAACCTGTCCGTCTTCCGCTTCGACGACGAGATGATCGTGACGCCGATCCTGGCCCGCCGGGTCGGGCACGACTCGCCGATGATGCACTTGCGACGCCGCCAGGCGGACGGCATGTTCGACCGGTTCTCCGCTCACGTCGAGGAGTTGTGGAGCCGGGGACGCGACATTCGGGAGGTGGGACGCGGTGCCCAGGCGTGA
- a CDS encoding FadD3 family acyl-CoA ligase: MTVGATVGTTEDGRADLAWTSIGGLVRHAAARYGDREAVVDGRVRIDYAQLGERVERAAAACMAAGVEPGDRVAVWAPNTLEWIVSALGAVSAGAVLVPLNTRFKGSEAAYVLQRSRARLLFVTGTFLGTSYVASLRRAAAEGEGSGPLPGLPHLEQVVVLSEDAPDSFRTWKEFLTGGDSVSAEAVRARTDAIPADAPSDIIFTSGTTGSPKGAVISHAQSLRCYEVWSELAGLREGDRYLIVNPFFHTFGYKAGVIACLMRGATMVPQPVFNVDTVLANIAAERISVLPGPPTLHQSLLDHPQRDHHDLSALRLVVTGAAVVPLQLVERLRGELHIGTVLTAYGLSEASGIVTMCRRGDPAEIIASTSGRAIPGTEVRIVDQDGGPQPTGRAGEVWVRGHHVMRGYFEDPVETAEAITPEGWLRTGDVGVLDAAGNLRITDRIKDMFIVGGFNAYPAEIEQLLGLHPDIADVAVVGIPDARLGEVGKAYAVRRPGAVLTADDLIAWSRREMANYKVPREVEFVSELPRNASGKVLKRELRTR; this comes from the coding sequence ATGACAGTGGGCGCGACGGTGGGCACGACGGAGGACGGACGGGCCGATCTCGCCTGGACCAGCATCGGCGGACTCGTCCGGCACGCCGCCGCGCGCTACGGCGACCGCGAGGCCGTCGTCGACGGGCGGGTCCGGATCGACTACGCGCAGCTCGGCGAGCGCGTCGAGCGGGCCGCCGCCGCCTGTATGGCCGCCGGCGTGGAACCGGGGGACCGGGTCGCCGTCTGGGCGCCCAACACCCTCGAATGGATCGTCTCCGCCCTCGGCGCGGTCTCCGCCGGGGCCGTCCTCGTCCCCCTCAACACCCGTTTCAAGGGCTCCGAAGCCGCCTACGTCCTCCAGCGCAGCCGCGCCCGGCTCCTCTTCGTCACCGGCACCTTCCTCGGTACCTCCTACGTCGCCTCCCTGCGCCGCGCCGCCGCCGAGGGCGAGGGCTCCGGGCCGCTGCCCGGCCTGCCCCACCTGGAGCAGGTCGTCGTCCTGTCCGAGGACGCCCCGGACTCCTTCCGCACCTGGAAGGAGTTCCTGACCGGCGGCGACTCCGTCTCCGCCGAGGCCGTCCGGGCCCGTACGGACGCGATCCCCGCCGACGCCCCCTCGGACATCATCTTCACCTCGGGCACCACCGGCAGCCCCAAGGGCGCCGTCATCTCGCACGCCCAGTCCCTGCGCTGCTACGAGGTGTGGAGCGAGCTCGCCGGACTGCGCGAGGGCGACCGCTACCTGATCGTGAACCCCTTCTTCCACACCTTCGGCTACAAGGCCGGGGTCATCGCCTGCCTGATGCGCGGGGCCACGATGGTCCCCCAGCCCGTCTTCAACGTGGACACCGTCCTCGCCAACATCGCCGCCGAGCGGATCTCCGTACTCCCGGGCCCGCCCACCCTCCACCAGTCCCTCCTCGACCACCCCCAGCGCGACCACCACGACCTGTCCGCCCTGCGCCTGGTGGTCACCGGCGCGGCCGTGGTCCCGCTCCAGCTCGTCGAACGGCTCCGCGGCGAACTGCACATCGGGACCGTCCTCACCGCGTACGGACTCTCCGAGGCGAGCGGCATCGTCACCATGTGCCGCCGCGGCGACCCGGCGGAGATCATCGCGTCGACCTCGGGCCGGGCCATCCCCGGGACGGAGGTCAGGATCGTGGACCAGGACGGCGGGCCCCAGCCCACGGGCCGGGCCGGGGAGGTGTGGGTGCGCGGCCACCACGTCATGCGCGGCTACTTCGAGGACCCGGTCGAAACCGCCGAGGCCATCACCCCCGAGGGCTGGCTCCGCACCGGCGACGTCGGGGTGCTCGACGCCGCGGGGAACCTGCGCATCACCGACCGGATCAAGGACATGTTCATCGTCGGCGGCTTCAACGCCTACCCGGCCGAGATCGAGCAACTCCTCGGCCTGCACCCCGACATCGCCGACGTCGCCGTGGTCGGCATCCCCGATGCGCGCCTGGGCGAGGTCGGCAAGGCGTATGCGGTCCGGCGCCCCGGCGCGGTCCTCACGGCCGACGACCTGATCGCCTGGTCACGCCGGGAGATGGCCAACTACAAGGTGCCGCGCGAGGTGGAGTTCGTCTCAGAACTCCCGCGCAACGCGAGCGGAAAGGTCCTCAAACGCGAACTCCGCACACGCTGA
- a CDS encoding lipid-transfer protein: MAATLKDATAIVGIGQTAFAKQLPQSEKELACRAILAALEDAGIDPSEVDAFSSYTMEETDEVEVAKAIGAGDVTFFSKIGYGGGGSCATVGHLAAAVATGQASVGVAWRSRKRGSGPRPWKNTAVQLPTPGQWTRPFGLLRPADEIGMLARRYMHEYGATRDHLFNVAMACRNRANENPAAMMYERPLTREMYMTARMISDPLCLFDNCLETDGALACVIVSAERARDCRQKPVYVHSVAQGLPSQHHGMVNYWNDDPLSGPAWTAARHLWKQADFGPQDVDVAQIYDAFTPLIPLSLEGYGFCGRGEGASFTEGGALEIGGRLPINTGGGGLSEAYVHGFNLINEGVKQLRGISTAQVPDAATCLVTAGEGVPTSAILLRA; the protein is encoded by the coding sequence ATGGCGGCAACGCTCAAGGACGCTACGGCGATAGTCGGCATCGGGCAGACCGCCTTTGCCAAACAACTGCCGCAGTCCGAAAAGGAACTGGCCTGCCGGGCCATTCTCGCGGCGCTCGAGGACGCGGGCATAGACCCGTCCGAGGTCGACGCCTTCTCCTCCTACACGATGGAGGAGACCGACGAGGTGGAGGTCGCCAAAGCCATCGGCGCCGGCGACGTCACCTTCTTCTCCAAGATCGGCTACGGCGGCGGCGGCTCCTGCGCCACCGTCGGCCACCTGGCCGCCGCCGTCGCCACCGGCCAGGCGAGCGTCGGCGTGGCCTGGCGCTCCCGCAAGCGCGGCTCGGGGCCCCGGCCGTGGAAGAACACGGCCGTCCAGCTCCCCACCCCCGGCCAGTGGACGCGCCCCTTCGGCCTGCTGCGCCCCGCCGACGAGATCGGCATGCTGGCCCGCCGCTACATGCACGAGTACGGGGCCACCCGCGACCACCTCTTCAACGTCGCGATGGCCTGCCGCAACCGGGCCAACGAGAACCCGGCCGCGATGATGTACGAGCGCCCGCTGACCCGCGAGATGTACATGACCGCCCGCATGATCAGCGACCCGCTCTGCCTCTTCGACAACTGCCTGGAGACCGACGGCGCGCTGGCCTGCGTCATCGTGAGCGCCGAGCGCGCCCGCGACTGCCGGCAGAAGCCCGTCTACGTCCACTCCGTCGCCCAGGGCCTGCCCTCCCAGCACCACGGCATGGTCAACTACTGGAACGACGACCCGCTGTCCGGCCCCGCCTGGACCGCCGCCCGACACCTTTGGAAGCAGGCCGACTTCGGCCCCCAGGACGTGGACGTCGCCCAGATCTACGACGCCTTCACCCCCCTGATCCCGCTCTCCCTGGAGGGCTACGGCTTCTGCGGACGCGGCGAAGGCGCCTCCTTCACCGAGGGCGGCGCCCTGGAGATCGGCGGCAGGCTCCCCATCAACACCGGCGGCGGCGGCCTCAGCGAGGCCTACGTGCACGGCTTCAACCTGATCAACGAGGGCGTCAAGCAGCTCCGCGGCATCTCCACCGCCCAGGTGCCCGACGCCGCGACCTGTCTGGTGACCGCGGGCGAGGGTGTCCCGACGTCCGCCATCCTGCTGCGCGCCTGA
- a CDS encoding MBL fold metallo-hydrolase, producing the protein MSRTRTKVIPIPVMGRTAINAYLLLGRRPVIVDAGTPGSGRKIYDRITEHGVDPREVSLIVLTHGHIDHFGSAAELHRLTGAPVAGHIADLGPYRSGRVREPYLPTGPMGRAMDRSKELHAQAEPFDPDVLIRGETSLDDFGIAARIMPTPGHTAGSISVLTDDGDLVAGDLVANSFMGLIPGRPANPPFHDDPRRNLISLREMLALNPARLHVGHGAPLEPDRVRRWADRESDRLSRREAAGRIALRAGETP; encoded by the coding sequence ATGTCCCGTACCCGTACGAAGGTCATCCCCATCCCCGTCATGGGCCGAACGGCGATCAACGCCTACCTGCTCCTGGGCCGAAGGCCCGTGATCGTCGACGCCGGCACACCCGGCAGCGGCCGGAAGATCTACGACCGGATCACCGAGCACGGAGTGGACCCCCGCGAGGTCTCGCTGATCGTCCTCACCCACGGGCACATCGACCACTTCGGCTCGGCCGCCGAACTGCACCGTCTCACCGGCGCGCCCGTCGCCGGCCACATCGCCGACCTCGGGCCGTACCGCAGCGGCCGGGTCCGCGAACCGTACCTGCCCACCGGCCCGATGGGCCGCGCCATGGACCGGAGCAAGGAGCTGCACGCCCAGGCCGAACCCTTCGACCCCGATGTCCTGATCCGCGGGGAGACATCCCTCGACGACTTCGGGATCGCGGCCCGCATCATGCCCACCCCCGGCCACACCGCCGGATCGATCTCCGTGCTCACCGACGACGGGGACCTCGTCGCCGGCGACCTGGTGGCCAACTCCTTCATGGGCCTCATCCCGGGCAGACCGGCCAATCCGCCGTTCCACGACGACCCGCGGCGCAACCTCATCAGCCTCCGCGAGATGCTCGCCCTGAACCCCGCCCGACTCCACGTCGGCCACGGCGCCCCGCTGGAACCCGACCGGGTCCGGCGCTGGGCCGACCGGGAATCCGACCGCCTGTCCCGGCGCGAAGCGGCCGGCCGGATCGCCCTCCGTGCCGGGGAGACGCCCTGA
- a CDS encoding NUDIX hydrolase, whose protein sequence is MPRRDYEDDPRAPKANSLVPAASAVVVDEAGRVLLQRRSDNGMWALPGGKMEVGESLADCAVRETFEETGVRVEITGIVGTYSNPGHVFSYDDGEVRQEFSICLLARPTGGSLRVSDESYEVAWFAPEAVDGLPMVASIRKRVDDWRAGRGPAVR, encoded by the coding sequence GTGCCCAGGCGTGACTACGAGGACGACCCCCGAGCCCCCAAGGCGAACAGTCTCGTCCCCGCGGCGTCGGCCGTGGTCGTGGATGAGGCCGGACGTGTGCTCCTGCAGCGCCGGAGCGACAACGGGATGTGGGCGCTGCCGGGCGGGAAGATGGAGGTGGGTGAGTCCCTCGCGGACTGCGCCGTCCGGGAGACGTTCGAGGAGACGGGCGTGAGGGTCGAGATCACCGGAATCGTCGGGACGTACAGCAACCCAGGCCACGTCTTCTCCTACGACGACGGCGAAGTGCGGCAGGAGTTCTCGATCTGCCTGCTCGCCCGGCCCACCGGGGGAAGTCTGCGCGTGTCGGACGAGTCGTACGAGGTGGCGTGGTTCGCACCGGAAGCCGTGGACGGCCTTCCGATGGTGGCGAGCATCCGCAAGCGTGTCGACGACTGGAGGGCCGGGCGCGGGCCCGCCGTTCGCTGA
- a CDS encoding GNAT family N-acetyltransferase: MAVIAEEVVFDPREMFELYDSVDWAGYTSDVDKLCRGLANSHLVITARDESGTLLGLARTISDDESVCYVQDLLVNPEFHRQGIGRKLIEHLKERYAHCRFFLLSTDHESTPEGPRNHAFYRSLGFLSYEEKRMSAFGLPRTR, from the coding sequence GTGGCGGTCATTGCGGAAGAGGTCGTATTCGACCCCCGGGAGATGTTCGAGCTCTACGACTCGGTCGACTGGGCGGGTTACACCAGCGACGTCGACAAGCTCTGCCGAGGGCTGGCGAACTCGCACCTGGTCATCACCGCCAGAGACGAGTCGGGCACCCTCCTCGGGCTGGCCAGGACGATCTCCGACGACGAAAGCGTCTGCTACGTACAGGACTTGCTCGTCAACCCTGAGTTCCACCGGCAGGGCATAGGCCGCAAACTCATCGAGCACTTGAAGGAGCGGTACGCACACTGCCGCTTCTTCCTCCTCTCGACCGACCACGAGTCGACCCCCGAAGGCCCGCGCAACCACGCCTTCTACCGCTCCCTCGGCTTCCTCTCCTACGAGGAGAAGCGCATGTCGGCCTTCGGCCTACCAAGGACCCGCTGA
- a CDS encoding DoxX family protein has translation MNIALWIVTGLLAVAYLLGGAFKAFTPKEKIAASGASAKWVEDFTAGAVKTIGAVEMLAALALILPAVLNTAPILVPLAALGLVLLMLGATLTRYRRHEPTYMAVDIAYVLLAAFVAWGRFGPESFTG, from the coding sequence ATGAACATCGCACTCTGGATCGTCACCGGCCTGCTCGCCGTCGCCTACCTCCTGGGCGGCGCCTTCAAGGCGTTCACGCCGAAGGAGAAGATCGCCGCGAGCGGCGCCAGCGCGAAGTGGGTCGAGGACTTCACCGCCGGCGCGGTAAAGACCATCGGAGCCGTGGAGATGCTGGCCGCCCTAGCCCTGATCCTCCCGGCGGTCCTGAACACCGCCCCGATCCTGGTCCCCCTGGCCGCCCTCGGCCTGGTCCTCCTCATGCTGGGCGCCACCCTCACCCGCTACCGCCGCCACGAGCCGACGTACATGGCGGTGGACATCGCCTACGTCCTCTTGGCCGCCTTCGTGGCCTGGGGCCGCTTCGGCCCGGAATCCTTCACCGGCTGA
- the sigJ gene encoding RNA polymerase sigma factor SigJ: protein MGAVAYRPLLFSIAYGMTGSVGDAEDIVQDAFLGLAKAHRAGTEIAAPKAYLTTSVTRLGINHLTSARVRRETYVGEWLPEPVVVSGEHPGPAEHAELADSLSMAFLVLLEALSPVERAVFMLREVFGYAYPEVARTTGKSEANCRQIFARARKRIAAGGRTADTAPPAARRAEGEELARTFFEAAAGGEMDALLDMLAPDVVYHGDGGGKARAVAKSVREPHRVGQLLIGGLRRLRSLGASLRPAVINGRPGALIVDAEGRVASVVELDIVDGVVRAVHTVSNPDKLGHLGPVSDIGRLPEK, encoded by the coding sequence GTGGGTGCGGTGGCCTACCGGCCGCTGCTGTTCTCCATCGCCTACGGGATGACCGGGTCGGTGGGTGACGCGGAGGACATCGTCCAGGACGCGTTCCTCGGGCTCGCCAAAGCCCATCGGGCCGGGACCGAGATAGCCGCCCCGAAGGCGTACCTGACCACGTCGGTGACGCGGCTCGGGATCAACCACCTGACTTCGGCGCGAGTGCGCCGGGAGACGTACGTGGGGGAGTGGCTGCCCGAGCCCGTCGTCGTGTCCGGCGAGCACCCGGGGCCGGCCGAGCACGCCGAACTGGCCGACTCCCTGTCGATGGCCTTCCTCGTCCTGCTGGAGGCCCTGTCCCCGGTGGAGCGCGCGGTGTTCATGCTGCGCGAGGTGTTCGGGTACGCGTACCCGGAGGTGGCCCGCACCACCGGCAAGTCCGAGGCGAACTGCCGGCAGATCTTCGCCCGCGCCAGGAAGCGCATCGCCGCCGGAGGGCGGACGGCCGACACCGCGCCGCCCGCGGCCCGGCGGGCGGAGGGCGAGGAGCTCGCCCGTACGTTCTTCGAGGCCGCGGCGGGCGGCGAGATGGACGCCCTGCTCGACATGCTCGCGCCCGACGTCGTCTACCACGGGGATGGTGGCGGCAAGGCCAGGGCCGTCGCGAAGTCGGTGCGCGAGCCGCACCGCGTCGGACAGCTGCTCATCGGCGGACTCCGCCGGCTCCGCTCCCTCGGCGCCTCCCTGCGCCCCGCCGTGATCAACGGCAGGCCGGGCGCCCTCATCGTCGACGCCGAGGGGCGGGTGGCCAGTGTGGTCGAGCTCGACATCGTCGACGGCGTGGTCCGGGCGGTCCACACCGTGTCCAACCCCGACAAGCTCGGCCACCTCGGCCCCGTGTCCGACATCGGCCGCCTGCCGGAGAAATGA
- a CDS encoding carboxymuconolactone decarboxylase family protein, whose protein sequence is MTARLNLFADPVSVKAWKHIIAASKALGESTLPAATRELVMLRASQINGCAGCIDMHTKDAAAAGETAVRLHLVAAWREATVYTDAERAALLLTEEATRIADAAGGVSDEVWANAAKYFDDEQLAALVTQIALINAFNRGNVMVQTPAGDYQPGSLQH, encoded by the coding sequence ATGACCGCTCGCCTGAACCTCTTCGCCGACCCGGTCTCCGTCAAGGCGTGGAAGCACATCATCGCCGCGAGCAAGGCCCTCGGGGAGTCGACCCTGCCGGCCGCGACCCGCGAGCTGGTGATGCTCCGCGCCAGCCAGATCAACGGCTGCGCCGGGTGCATCGACATGCACACCAAGGACGCCGCCGCGGCCGGCGAGACCGCGGTACGCCTCCACCTGGTCGCGGCCTGGCGCGAGGCCACGGTGTACACCGACGCCGAGCGCGCGGCCCTGCTCCTGACCGAGGAGGCCACCCGCATCGCCGACGCGGCCGGCGGGGTCAGCGACGAGGTCTGGGCGAACGCCGCCAAGTACTTCGACGACGAGCAACTCGCCGCCCTGGTGACCCAGATCGCGCTCATCAACGCCTTCAACCGCGGCAACGTCATGGTCCAGACCCCGGCCGGCGACTACCAGCCCGGCAGCCTCCAGCACTGA
- a CDS encoding class I SAM-dependent methyltransferase, with protein MFTSQGPTLRELAVQALSSIERGYDLLAPKFDQTPFRTPDRMLDAVEETLARHEGPFDTGLDVCCGTGAGLGMLRRLCRGRVTGVDLSSGMLAEAGLAHPEERVDLLRGDARALPAALGDSYDLAVSFGAFGHFLPAERPAVFSGVYGALRPGGVFAFPIGAPIPPSRPAWWALSGFDAAMRVRNAVWRPPFVMYYRTFPLGGVRTDLRAAGFTVETLPLDHFGRRPDGTPSWRLVLARREA; from the coding sequence GTGTTCACCTCCCAGGGCCCGACCCTCCGCGAACTGGCCGTACAGGCCCTGTCCTCCATCGAGCGGGGCTACGACCTGCTGGCCCCGAAGTTCGACCAGACCCCCTTCCGCACCCCCGACCGCATGCTCGACGCGGTCGAGGAGACGCTCGCCCGCCACGAGGGCCCCTTCGACACCGGACTCGACGTGTGCTGCGGTACGGGCGCGGGCCTCGGCATGCTGCGCCGGCTGTGCCGGGGGCGGGTGACCGGAGTGGACCTGAGCTCGGGCATGCTCGCCGAGGCCGGGCTCGCCCACCCCGAGGAACGGGTCGACCTCCTACGGGGCGACGCGCGGGCCCTGCCCGCCGCGCTCGGGGACTCGTACGACCTGGCGGTCAGCTTCGGCGCCTTCGGCCACTTCCTCCCGGCCGAACGCCCCGCCGTCTTCTCCGGGGTCTACGGGGCCCTGCGCCCCGGCGGCGTCTTCGCCTTCCCGATCGGCGCCCCGATCCCGCCGAGCCGCCCGGCGTGGTGGGCCCTGTCCGGCTTCGACGCGGCGATGCGGGTGCGCAATGCCGTCTGGCGCCCGCCGTTCGTCATGTACTACCGCACCTTCCCGCTGGGCGGCGTACGCACCGACCTGCGCGCGGCCGGCTTCACGGTGGAGACGCTCCCCCTGGACCACTTCGGCCGCAGGCCGGACGGGACGCCGAGCTGGCGCCTGGTGCTGGCGCGCCGCGAGGCCTGA
- a CDS encoding GlxA family transcriptional regulator gives MPVRSVLSAPPAPPVPHRVVIVAFPGTELLDVTGPAEVFSVATRVAGTARPGYLVQIATADGGPVATSSGVRLLADLALDEVRGRVDTLLVAGAVDLVGDRVEPVIDGEVTAWLRGAAPPARRTGSICAGAHLLAAAGLLDGLSATTHWLTAARLAADHPRVTVDPDPIFIRSGSVWTCAGVTSGLDMALAMVAEDHGQALALATARMMVMYVKRSGGQSQFSVPLSAPATSGDRIDELRVWIADHLTEDLTAEALAARLHLSVRHFSRLFRLRTNGTPAAYVESARLEAARRLLEEGDGSLPEVAAASGLGSVETLHRSFQRRLGTTPAEYRRRFR, from the coding sequence ATGCCCGTACGGTCCGTACTGTCCGCCCCTCCCGCCCCTCCCGTCCCGCACCGAGTCGTCATCGTGGCCTTCCCCGGTACCGAGCTGCTGGACGTCACCGGACCGGCCGAGGTGTTCTCGGTCGCCACACGCGTCGCCGGTACCGCCCGCCCTGGCTATCTCGTTCAGATCGCCACCGCCGACGGCGGGCCGGTCGCCACCTCCAGTGGGGTCCGGCTGCTGGCGGACCTGGCCCTCGACGAGGTGCGCGGCCGCGTCGACACCCTGCTCGTGGCCGGTGCGGTCGACCTGGTGGGCGACCGGGTGGAGCCGGTGATCGACGGCGAGGTCACCGCCTGGCTGCGCGGAGCGGCCCCGCCGGCGCGCAGGACCGGGTCGATCTGCGCGGGCGCGCACCTGCTGGCCGCGGCGGGGCTGCTGGACGGGCTGTCCGCCACGACCCACTGGCTCACCGCCGCACGGCTGGCCGCCGACCATCCCCGGGTCACCGTGGATCCGGACCCGATCTTCATCCGGTCCGGGAGCGTGTGGACCTGCGCCGGTGTCACCTCGGGGCTGGACATGGCACTGGCGATGGTCGCCGAGGACCACGGCCAGGCCCTCGCCCTGGCCACCGCGCGCATGATGGTCATGTACGTCAAACGCTCGGGCGGGCAGAGCCAGTTCAGCGTTCCGCTCTCCGCCCCGGCCACGTCCGGCGACCGGATCGACGAGCTGCGCGTGTGGATCGCCGACCACCTCACCGAGGACCTCACCGCGGAGGCCCTGGCCGCACGGCTGCACCTGAGCGTGCGGCACTTCTCCCGGCTGTTCCGGCTGCGCACGAACGGCACGCCCGCCGCTTACGTCGAGTCCGCCCGGCTCGAAGCCGCCCGGCGGCTGCTGGAGGAGGGCGACGGCAGCCTGCCGGAGGTCGCCGCGGCCAGCGGCCTCGGCTCGGTGGAGACCTTGCACCGCTCCTTCCAGCGCCGGCTGGGGACCACACCCGCCGAGTACCGGCGCCGGTTCCGCTAG